One genomic segment of Nitratidesulfovibrio sp. includes these proteins:
- a CDS encoding sugar phosphate isomerase/epimerase family protein, whose translation MHTFVNLPLSWVAGDPAWLNRFVADGLAPELGIDTFAVQELSEDWHRDIARRLADAGLPCAVHLPFFDLHPGSLNNSVLTASRDTLRRAAELATLYAPRHMVGHAAFDHSQHDAALDAWLERACGTWAAVLGACDAPVHIENTHERDPEPVAALVDALVLQFGARAGICFDAGHWHSFARGAQRRDMRRWLDAFAPRLAHLHLHDNDGSDDQHLGLGTGTIPLDDLFGGLIARGLHPTATLEPHDEASFAVSRAWLAARKHYAGVLTPPNAPVAAPAATSADASGA comes from the coding sequence ATGCACACCTTCGTGAATCTTCCCCTCAGCTGGGTCGCGGGCGACCCCGCGTGGCTCAACCGTTTCGTGGCCGACGGGCTGGCCCCGGAACTGGGCATCGACACTTTCGCCGTACAGGAGTTGTCCGAGGACTGGCACCGCGACATCGCGCGCCGTCTGGCCGATGCCGGGCTGCCCTGCGCGGTGCACCTGCCGTTCTTCGACCTGCACCCCGGCAGCCTCAACAATTCCGTGCTGACCGCCAGCCGCGACACCCTGCGCCGCGCGGCGGAACTGGCCACCCTGTACGCCCCCCGCCACATGGTGGGGCATGCCGCCTTCGACCACAGCCAGCATGATGCGGCATTGGATGCGTGGCTGGAACGGGCCTGCGGCACCTGGGCGGCGGTGCTGGGCGCGTGCGACGCCCCCGTGCACATCGAAAATACCCACGAGCGCGACCCCGAGCCGGTGGCCGCGCTGGTCGATGCCCTGGTCCTCCAGTTCGGCGCCCGCGCGGGCATCTGCTTCGACGCCGGGCACTGGCACAGCTTCGCGCGGGGCGCGCAGCGGCGCGACATGCGGCGCTGGCTGGATGCCTTCGCCCCGCGCCTGGCGCACCTGCACCTACACGACAACGACGGCAGCGACGACCAGCACCTGGGCCTGGGCACCGGGACCATTCCGCTGGACGACCTGTTTGGCGGTCTCATCGCGCGCGGGCTGCACCCCACCGCCACCCTGGAGCCGCACGACGAGGCGTCCTTTGCCGTGTCCCGCGCCTGGCTGGCCGCGCGCAAGCACTACGCGGGCGTGCTGACGCCCCCGAACGCGCCCGTCGCAGCGCCCGCAGCCACTTCTGCGGACGCTTCGGGCGCGTGA
- a CDS encoding MBL fold metallo-hydrolase, with amino-acid sequence MLDRRRFMQSILAVASLATLPATTANAATGGTGTGASSSPPASPGTQVPGFFRLPVGGVTVFALFDAHGKLDPAILHGADRKDIDALLENAGIPAGQPATSNVNCFLLDAGTRRVLMDTGAGAFFGARGGHLPTNLRAAGYAPERIEHVLLSHLHPDHALGLVDAAGARVFPNASVHVSAPELDYWTSDATLAAAPEGRKAGLLALRKALAPYKDAGRLHTFVPGTAPLPEVPQVTSVDLPGHTPGHCGFRVASGGASLLFWADIIHSTPVQFARPEVSIDFDVDQKAAVATRLRLLPQVAAEGCWVAGSHLPFPGLGRVRARNGGKDGYAWLPVNYADGL; translated from the coding sequence ATGCTTGACCGCAGACGCTTCATGCAATCAATACTGGCTGTTGCCTCACTGGCCACCCTGCCCGCCACCACGGCCAACGCCGCCACGGGTGGAACTGGAACCGGCGCATCCTCCTCGCCGCCCGCATCCCCCGGCACGCAGGTGCCCGGCTTCTTCCGCCTGCCCGTGGGCGGCGTGACGGTATTCGCGCTGTTCGACGCCCACGGCAAACTCGATCCAGCCATCCTGCACGGGGCCGACCGCAAGGACATCGACGCCCTGCTGGAGAATGCGGGCATCCCCGCCGGGCAGCCCGCCACCAGCAACGTGAACTGCTTTTTGCTGGACGCCGGGACGCGCCGGGTGCTCATGGATACCGGGGCGGGGGCCTTCTTCGGCGCACGGGGCGGGCATCTGCCCACCAACCTGCGCGCGGCCGGGTACGCCCCGGAGCGCATCGAGCATGTGCTGCTCTCGCATCTGCACCCGGACCACGCGCTGGGCCTGGTGGACGCCGCCGGGGCACGGGTGTTTCCCAATGCCAGCGTGCACGTGAGCGCACCGGAACTGGACTACTGGACCAGCGACGCCACCCTGGCCGCCGCACCGGAGGGGCGCAAGGCCGGGTTGCTGGCCCTGCGCAAGGCGCTGGCCCCCTACAAGGATGCTGGCAGGCTGCACACCTTCGTGCCAGGGACCGCACCCCTGCCCGAGGTTCCGCAGGTGACCTCGGTGGACCTGCCCGGCCACACTCCGGGGCACTGCGGCTTCCGCGTGGCCTCGGGCGGAGCGTCGCTGCTGTTCTGGGCGGACATCATCCACAGCACCCCGGTGCAGTTCGCCCGACCGGAGGTGTCCATCGACTTCGACGTGGACCAGAAGGCCGCCGTGGCCACCCGCCTGCGCCTGCTGCCCCAGGTGGCCGCCGAAGGCTGCTGGGTGGCCGGGTCGCACCTGCCCTTCCCCGGTCTTGGTCGGGTGCGGGCCAGGAATGGCGGCAAGGACGGCTACGCCTGGCTGCCCGTGAATTACGCCGACGGGCTGTAG
- a CDS encoding sigma-54 dependent transcriptional regulator: MTTPHETILVVDDEADFANGLARQLRAGFPDAEVLVATSGRAGLDLLGRCDPAVLLTDLRMPDMDGLELMAHAQTQDATPSVILLTAHGTIETAVTALKNGAYDFLTKPVRREDLYRAVTKGLERCRLLRENRQLREEMSRTGLERTLIGETPAMRRLKETIAAVAASDYTVLVRGESGTGKELVAASIHALSGRTQRPIVSVHCPAIPDQLLESELFGHVKGAFTGAERSRKGLFMSAAGGTIVLDEIGDISPGIQTKLLRVLQEHEIRPVGSSGTVKVDVRIIASTNRALEARIRSGEFREDLFYRLNVLTIHTPPLRDRADDIPLLADHFLAQTCREMQIAPKRLSPEAMACLCGREWPGNVRELQNFVRRLAVFCPGPTVEMAHLRLVDGPADCAAPVAEAALTPYKDAKAHVVDEFTRRYVERLLERTEGNISEAARVSGLERVSLQKILRRLGIGGAGRE; the protein is encoded by the coding sequence ATGACCACGCCCCACGAGACCATCCTGGTGGTGGACGACGAGGCGGACTTCGCCAACGGCCTGGCCCGCCAACTGCGCGCGGGCTTTCCGGACGCGGAGGTACTGGTAGCCACCAGTGGCCGGGCCGGGCTGGACCTGCTGGGCCGTTGCGACCCCGCCGTGTTGCTGACCGACCTGCGCATGCCCGACATGGACGGGCTGGAACTGATGGCCCACGCCCAGACCCAGGACGCCACCCCCAGCGTCATCCTGCTCACCGCGCACGGCACCATCGAGACGGCGGTGACGGCACTCAAAAACGGGGCCTACGACTTCCTGACCAAGCCGGTGCGGCGCGAAGACCTGTACCGCGCCGTGACCAAGGGGCTGGAACGCTGCCGTTTGCTGCGCGAAAACCGCCAACTGCGCGAGGAAATGTCGCGCACGGGGCTGGAGCGCACGCTGATAGGCGAAACCCCGGCCATGCGCAGGCTGAAGGAAACCATCGCGGCGGTGGCCGCGTCGGACTACACGGTGCTGGTGCGGGGCGAATCGGGCACCGGCAAGGAACTGGTGGCCGCATCCATCCACGCCCTGTCCGGCAGGACGCAGCGGCCCATCGTCAGCGTGCACTGCCCGGCCATTCCGGACCAGCTGCTGGAAAGCGAACTGTTCGGCCACGTGAAGGGCGCGTTCACCGGGGCGGAGCGTTCGCGCAAGGGGCTGTTCATGTCCGCCGCCGGGGGCACCATCGTGCTCGACGAAATCGGCGACATCTCGCCCGGCATCCAGACCAAGCTGCTGCGGGTATTGCAGGAACACGAGATCCGCCCCGTGGGTTCCAGCGGCACGGTGAAGGTGGACGTGCGCATCATCGCCTCCACCAACCGGGCGCTCGAGGCGCGGATCAGGAGCGGGGAATTCCGGGAGGACCTGTTCTACCGGCTCAACGTGCTGACCATCCACACCCCGCCCCTGCGCGACCGCGCCGACGACATCCCCCTGCTGGCCGACCACTTTCTGGCCCAGACCTGCCGCGAAATGCAGATAGCCCCAAAGCGCCTTTCGCCAGAGGCCATGGCCTGCCTGTGCGGGCGCGAATGGCCGGGCAACGTGCGCGAGTTGCAGAACTTCGTCCGGCGGCTTGCGGTGTTCTGCCCCGGCCCCACGGTGGAAATGGCCCACCTGCGGCTGGTGGACGGCCCCGCCGACTGCGCCGCACCCGTGGCCGAGGCAGCGCTTACCCCGTACAAGGACGCCAAGGCCCACGTGGTGGACGAGTTCACCCGGCGCTACGTGGAGCGGCTGCTGGAGCGCACCGAAGGCAACATCTCGGAGGCGGCCCGGGTTTCCGGGCTGGAGCGGGTGTCATTGCAGAAGATATTGCGGCGGCTCGGCATCGGCGGCGCAGGCAGGGAGTAG
- a CDS encoding DUF3365 domain-containing protein, which produces MIRLTPHSLQARFLLGLLLILACLGGFFALSLFMHLERLVENEARDRAALILSQAEAVQSYVRNTLRPAMYRTLSEDTFVIEAMSTSFVTRAVMNDNNLAHDRFTYRRVAVGARNPTYEASDLERALIERFREDPELTRVEDVTEENGERLFITAKPVRFEASCLRCHGDPELAPPVLLAMYGSERGFWRKTGDLAGMTMVALPMDQAVSGMTDAVTSFGVLFAGGALVLFAVIHVFFNRLVVHNLRRMGGVMRRHFPDEADMTMPRRGHPDVGIDDLLGDMESLALHLSEARAKLRDYAANLEGMVHERTVDLATEATARRTDVELFVGLLDRLNRSSGKGELLAASLALIARRFGADRAAYACVLSASDFHAWPDRAVRPELPPDWHDMAAEGTPRLTARAWFIPVQTSDTTRGLLCLFWDADHASGPGTADLAQAVGRQLGIAMDNLDALDNLLRQNALLDSIFEGISDPLLLLGGDGRVVLANSSARRLTRSLTSAPNKEDKGDGENGGEGGATGIGGPGLAELLDAADIAARMGDGPVSRAVTLRDGRSFAVNAYPLGGRLERGGRTVAYLRETTDERRMLERVQQHEKLVAVGKLAAGLAHEINNPLGVIHCYADLLRAAATDGQAQADIDVIMRHTEQARKVVRDLLDFARPKQAERGPCDVADVLAGLADVFRPRARAARARIVPDLPVAPGAPDAPDGTAGGGCAPLPPVLADRSGLEQILTNLLLNALDAVETDGPIMRDAPALRDAEDEGRPRRRGVVVLSARRLADPSGQDEVVVHVIDNGPGIPEEHLPRLFDPFFTTKAAGRGTGLGLAVVFGIMRDMGGRIEARNLTPADLAPAAMGGLACRVDLAALFAEAAETDYAPINQSGHAVGSAPDSPDAPDAPGRIPGLAGLPGLTGLAGLAERAELAELAELTELAGLAELARGAVFTLHLPAADREHPAPLTEHDA; this is translated from the coding sequence GTGATCCGACTCACGCCCCATTCGTTGCAGGCCCGCTTCCTGCTGGGCCTTCTGCTCATCCTCGCCTGTCTGGGCGGGTTCTTTGCCCTGTCGTTGTTCATGCACCTCGAACGGCTGGTGGAAAACGAGGCCCGCGACCGCGCGGCGCTCATTCTCTCGCAGGCCGAGGCGGTGCAGAGCTACGTGCGCAACACCCTGCGCCCTGCCATGTATAGAACCCTCTCCGAGGACACCTTCGTCATCGAGGCCATGTCCACCTCGTTCGTCACCCGCGCGGTGATGAACGACAACAACCTGGCCCACGACCGCTTCACCTACCGGCGTGTGGCCGTGGGCGCGCGCAACCCCACCTACGAGGCCTCGGACCTGGAACGCGCCCTCATCGAACGGTTCCGCGAAGACCCGGAACTGACCCGCGTGGAGGACGTAACCGAAGAAAACGGTGAACGGCTGTTCATCACCGCAAAGCCGGTGCGTTTCGAAGCCTCGTGCCTGCGCTGCCATGGCGACCCGGAACTGGCCCCGCCCGTGCTGCTGGCCATGTACGGGTCGGAGCGCGGCTTCTGGCGCAAGACCGGCGACCTTGCGGGCATGACCATGGTGGCCCTGCCCATGGACCAGGCCGTCAGCGGCATGACCGATGCGGTGACGTCGTTCGGGGTGCTGTTCGCGGGCGGGGCGCTGGTGCTGTTCGCGGTGATCCACGTGTTCTTCAATCGGCTGGTGGTGCACAACCTGCGCCGCATGGGCGGGGTGATGCGCCGCCACTTCCCGGACGAGGCGGACATGACCATGCCCCGGCGCGGCCACCCGGACGTGGGCATCGACGACCTGCTGGGCGACATGGAATCGCTGGCCCTGCACCTGAGCGAGGCGCGGGCCAAGCTGCGCGACTACGCGGCCAACCTGGAAGGCATGGTGCACGAACGCACCGTGGACCTTGCCACCGAGGCCACGGCCCGGCGAACCGACGTGGAGCTGTTCGTGGGTCTGCTGGACCGCCTGAACCGCAGCAGCGGCAAGGGCGAGTTGCTGGCTGCCTCGCTGGCGCTCATTGCGCGGCGCTTCGGGGCGGACCGGGCGGCCTACGCCTGCGTGCTCTCGGCCAGCGACTTCCACGCCTGGCCCGACCGCGCGGTGCGCCCGGAACTGCCCCCCGACTGGCACGACATGGCGGCGGAGGGCACCCCGCGCCTGACCGCGCGCGCCTGGTTCATCCCGGTGCAGACCAGCGACACCACGCGCGGCCTGCTGTGCCTGTTCTGGGACGCGGACCACGCCAGCGGCCCCGGCACGGCGGACCTGGCCCAGGCCGTGGGGCGGCAGCTTGGCATCGCCATGGACAACCTGGACGCGCTGGACAACCTGCTGCGCCAGAACGCCCTGCTGGATTCCATCTTCGAGGGCATTTCCGACCCGCTGCTGCTGCTGGGCGGCGATGGCCGGGTGGTGCTGGCCAACAGTTCCGCCCGGCGGCTGACCCGGTCACTGACGTCCGCCCCAAACAAGGAAGACAAGGGAGACGGGGAGAACGGTGGAGAAGGGGGCGCCACCGGCATCGGCGGGCCGGGCTTGGCCGAACTGCTGGACGCGGCGGACATCGCCGCGCGCATGGGCGATGGCCCGGTGTCGCGCGCGGTGACCCTGCGCGACGGGCGGTCCTTCGCGGTGAACGCCTACCCGCTGGGGGGGCGGCTGGAACGGGGCGGGCGCACCGTGGCCTACCTGCGCGAAACCACCGACGAACGCCGCATGCTGGAGCGCGTCCAACAGCACGAAAAACTGGTGGCCGTGGGCAAGCTGGCCGCAGGCCTGGCCCATGAAATCAACAACCCGCTGGGGGTCATCCACTGCTACGCCGACCTGCTGCGCGCCGCCGCCACCGACGGGCAGGCCCAGGCGGACATCGACGTGATCATGCGCCACACCGAGCAGGCCCGGAAGGTGGTGCGCGACCTGCTGGACTTTGCCCGGCCCAAACAAGCCGAACGCGGCCCCTGCGACGTGGCCGACGTGCTGGCGGGCCTGGCGGACGTGTTCCGGCCCAGGGCGCGGGCCGCGCGGGCGCGCATCGTGCCCGACCTGCCGGTTGCGCCGGGCGCCCCCGATGCGCCGGACGGAACGGCAGGCGGCGGCTGTGCCCCGCTGCCGCCGGTGCTGGCCGATCGCAGCGGGCTGGAACAGATTCTCACCAACCTGCTGCTCAATGCGCTGGATGCCGTGGAAACCGACGGGCCGATCATGCGCGACGCCCCGGCCCTGCGCGACGCAGAGGACGAGGGGCGCCCCCGGCGACGCGGGGTGGTTGTGCTGTCCGCGCGCCGCCTGGCCGACCCATCGGGACAGGACGAGGTGGTGGTACACGTCATCGACAACGGCCCCGGCATCCCGGAAGAGCACCTGCCCCGACTGTTCGACCCGTTCTTCACCACCAAGGCCGCCGGACGCGGCACGGGGCTGGGCCTGGCCGTGGTCTTCGGCATCATGCGGGACATGGGCGGGCGCATCGAGGCGCGCAACCTGACCCCGGCGGACCTTGCGCCCGCCGCCATGGGCGGCCTGGCCTGCCGGGTTGATCTGGCCGCCCTTTTCGCCGAGGCCGCCGAAACCGATTATGCCCCGATCAACCAATCCGGCCACGCCGTCGGGTCCGCGCCTGATTCACCTGATGCGCCCGATGCGCCGGGCCGCATCCCCGGACTGGCAGGGCTGCCGGGACTGACGGGACTGGCGGGACTGGCGGAACGGGCAGAACTGGCGGAACTGGCAGAACTGACGGAACTGGCGGGATTGGCCGAATTGGCGCGCGGCGCGGTATTCACCCTTCACCTGCCTGCGGCGGACCGGGAGCACCCGGCCCCGCTTACGGAGCACGACGCATGA
- a CDS encoding putative sulfate exporter family transporter: protein MEDKGLFGKILAIVPGLAVMIGTLYVLRVYVEPWMKDAVVFGSKGWLVQVLSLNYILLSILTGMFYRNILFGGKIPAWAEEGFRTTRLFIKTGVIMLGSLYTFDKLLKVGGVAITLIVAFVFGTAIFVLWLGKRLGADRSVTATMAAACGVCGVSAAVATAPGVRAKPVDLALSIATILGFGIMTMFVSPFIGKMLSLSDYQFGAWVGTGILNSGQVLATCLAFNPNFAPGTAVAYGEIWNVVRVLCIPFVVFFITAWYWKGEADAEHVSLASILASKFPIFVLGFIGMTALSSLHIIGAEGSETLHLMRDVMAWVFGIGLVGLGAYIDVREIKAAGGTPLRIGLIAGVTKYVIAMIIILAFIPKEGAF, encoded by the coding sequence ATGGAAGACAAGGGGCTTTTCGGTAAGATACTGGCCATCGTGCCCGGTCTCGCGGTGATGATCGGCACGCTGTACGTGCTGCGCGTGTACGTGGAGCCGTGGATGAAGGACGCCGTGGTGTTCGGCAGCAAGGGCTGGCTGGTGCAGGTGCTGAGCCTGAACTACATCCTGCTGTCCATCCTGACGGGCATGTTCTATCGCAACATCCTGTTCGGCGGAAAGATTCCCGCCTGGGCGGAGGAAGGCTTCCGCACCACCCGCCTGTTCATCAAGACCGGCGTCATCATGCTGGGTTCGCTGTACACCTTCGACAAGCTGCTGAAGGTCGGCGGCGTGGCCATCACGCTCATCGTGGCCTTCGTGTTCGGCACGGCCATCTTCGTGCTGTGGCTGGGCAAGCGCCTGGGCGCCGACCGTTCCGTCACCGCCACCATGGCCGCCGCCTGCGGCGTGTGCGGCGTTTCCGCCGCCGTGGCCACCGCGCCCGGCGTGCGCGCGAAGCCGGTGGACCTGGCCCTGTCCATCGCCACCATTCTCGGCTTCGGCATCATGACCATGTTCGTCAGCCCGTTCATCGGCAAGATGCTGTCCCTGTCGGACTACCAGTTCGGCGCCTGGGTGGGCACGGGCATCCTGAACTCCGGCCAGGTGCTGGCCACCTGCCTTGCCTTCAACCCCAACTTCGCCCCCGGCACCGCCGTGGCCTATGGCGAAATCTGGAACGTGGTGCGCGTGCTGTGCATTCCGTTCGTGGTGTTCTTCATCACCGCCTGGTACTGGAAGGGCGAGGCCGACGCCGAACACGTCAGCCTGGCTTCCATCCTTGCCTCCAAGTTCCCCATCTTCGTGCTGGGCTTCATCGGCATGACCGCGCTGTCCTCGCTGCACATCATCGGCGCCGAAGGCTCCGAGACGCTGCACCTGATGCGCGACGTCATGGCCTGGGTGTTCGGCATCGGCCTCGTGGGCCTTGGCGCGTACATCGACGTGCGCGAAATCAAGGCTGCGGGCGGCACGCCGCTGCGCATCGGGCTCATCGCGGGCGTCACCAAGTACGTCATCGCCATGATCATCATCCTGGCCTTCATTCCGAAGGAAGGCGCCTTCTAG
- a CDS encoding biotin/lipoyl-binding protein, producing the protein MSDKKKSLTVFKSDRHEDVAAIFASALIVVVVLTYMAFIVPSVGIKASQDGKLVEIFVAEGADVKKGDKLYSLEVVKKKWVNNVMEEKVAVESFTAKANGKVLKISGKPGDALKKGKQTIVVLEHEKGTLP; encoded by the coding sequence ATGTCCGACAAGAAGAAGTCCCTTACCGTATTCAAGAGCGATCGCCACGAGGACGTGGCCGCCATCTTCGCTTCCGCCCTCATCGTGGTGGTGGTGCTGACCTACATGGCCTTCATCGTGCCCTCGGTGGGCATCAAGGCCTCGCAGGACGGCAAGCTGGTGGAGATATTCGTGGCCGAAGGCGCCGACGTGAAGAAGGGCGACAAGCTCTATTCGCTGGAAGTGGTCAAGAAGAAGTGGGTCAACAACGTGATGGAAGAGAAGGTTGCCGTGGAAAGCTTCACCGCCAAGGCCAACGGCAAGGTGCTGAAGATTTCCGGCAAGCCCGGCGACGCCCTGAAGAAGGGCAAGCAGACCATCGTGGTGCTTGAGCACGAGAAGGGCACCCTTCCCTAG
- a CDS encoding universal stress protein, translated as MKSPVNSSGNPPMKLLLALDDGPGARRAVDEAIRIAREKGATLDALFVIDATWDVFTGHDWLSGCNSRIGFLEYMQGLEEKAAAESARAFLERRGDVPGALLTAPGDVVDVIREHAAKGYDLLVLSSPFTRGLEVMRDAVARLTRDAPCDVLLVRAAPE; from the coding sequence ATGAAGTCGCCCGTTAATTCGTCCGGTAACCCGCCCATGAAGCTGCTGCTTGCCCTTGACGACGGACCCGGCGCACGCCGTGCCGTGGACGAGGCCATCCGCATCGCCCGAGAGAAGGGCGCCACCCTGGACGCCCTGTTCGTCATCGACGCCACGTGGGACGTGTTCACCGGGCACGACTGGCTGTCGGGCTGCAATTCGCGCATCGGCTTTCTGGAATACATGCAGGGGCTGGAAGAGAAGGCGGCGGCGGAAAGCGCGCGCGCCTTCCTGGAACGCAGGGGCGACGTGCCCGGTGCATTGCTGACCGCTCCCGGCGACGTGGTGGACGTGATCCGCGAGCATGCGGCCAAGGGCTACGACCTGCTGGTGCTGTCCAGTCCGTTCACGCGGGGGCTTGAAGTGATGCGCGACGCCGTGGCCCGCCTGACCCGCGACGCCCCCTGCGACGTGCTGCTGGTGCGGGCCGCGCCGGAATAA
- a CDS encoding branched-chain amino acid ABC transporter substrate-binding protein → MRKGWFKGLVAGLAVAVMACPAFAADTIKFGVAGAHSGDLASYGLPTVNAAKLVAKMINAKGGVLGKQVEVIPQDDQCKPELATNAATKLVSDGANVVLGHICSGATKAALPIYKEANIVLMSPSATNPALTQSGDYPNFFRTIASDDQQAKLGVDFTIDKLGKKKIAVLHDKGDYGKGYAEYAKQFIEQGGKGTVVLFEGVTPGAVDYSAVVQKIRNSGAEAVMFGGYHPEASKIVQQMRKKRMDLPFVSDDGVKDDTFIKVAGKDAEGVYASSSRDVSTLPLYKEAIEAHVKEFGAEPGAFYKEAYAASLALLNAIEKAGSTDSAKIMNALRTEFVETSVGKIKFDKRGDAEGVGFSMYQVKNGKYVELK, encoded by the coding sequence ATGCGTAAAGGATGGTTCAAGGGCCTTGTTGCGGGTCTTGCCGTGGCCGTTATGGCCTGCCCGGCGTTTGCGGCGGATACCATCAAGTTCGGCGTGGCCGGTGCCCACAGTGGCGACCTGGCCTCCTACGGGCTGCCCACGGTCAACGCCGCCAAGCTGGTGGCCAAGATGATCAACGCCAAGGGCGGCGTGCTCGGCAAGCAGGTGGAAGTCATTCCCCAGGACGACCAGTGCAAGCCCGAACTGGCCACCAACGCGGCCACCAAGCTGGTGTCCGACGGCGCCAACGTTGTGCTGGGCCACATCTGCTCCGGCGCCACCAAGGCCGCGCTTCCCATCTACAAGGAAGCCAACATCGTGCTGATGTCGCCCTCGGCCACCAACCCGGCCCTGACCCAGAGCGGCGACTACCCCAACTTCTTCCGCACCATCGCCTCTGACGATCAGCAGGCCAAGCTGGGCGTCGATTTCACCATCGACAAGCTGGGCAAGAAGAAGATCGCCGTGCTGCACGACAAGGGCGACTACGGCAAGGGCTACGCCGAATACGCCAAGCAGTTCATCGAGCAGGGCGGCAAGGGCACCGTGGTGCTCTTCGAAGGCGTGACCCCCGGCGCCGTGGACTACTCCGCCGTGGTGCAGAAGATCCGCAACTCCGGCGCCGAAGCCGTGATGTTCGGCGGCTACCATCCCGAAGCCTCGAAGATCGTGCAGCAGATGCGCAAGAAGCGCATGGACCTGCCCTTCGTGTCCGACGACGGCGTGAAGGACGACACCTTCATCAAGGTTGCTGGCAAGGACGCCGAAGGCGTGTACGCCTCCAGCTCCCGCGACGTGAGCACGCTGCCCCTGTACAAGGAAGCCATCGAAGCCCACGTGAAGGAATTCGGCGCCGAGCCCGGCGCGTTCTACAAGGAAGCCTACGCCGCGTCGCTGGCCCTGCTGAACGCCATCGAAAAGGCCGGTTCCACCGATTCCGCCAAGATCATGAACGCCCTGCGCACCGAATTCGTTGAAACCTCGGTGGGCAAGATCAAGTTCGACAAGCGCGGCGATGCCGAAGGCGTCGGCTTCTCCATGTACCAGGTGAAGAACGGCAAGTACGTGGAACTCAAGTAG
- a CDS encoding branched-chain amino acid ABC transporter permease LivH (LivHMGF is the membrane component of the LIV-I/LS branched-chain amino acid transporter), producing MDWQYFWELFFGGLTRGSIYALIALGYTMVYGIIELINFAHGEVYMMGAFTALIVAGALGIYGFPALAILIIAAVVAVIYCAAYGLTLEKIAYKPLRDAPRLSPLISAIGMSIFLQNYVILAQTSDFMPFPNLVPQPEFLEPIAHIMGASEVLIIVTSAVSMAALTLFIKYTRMGKAMRATAQNRKMAMLLGIDADKVISLTFVIGSSLAAVGGVLIASHVGQVNFAIGFIAGIKAFTAAVLGGIGSIPGAMLGGLVLGWCESFATGYISSDYEDALAFALLVLILIFRPSGILGKAKTQKV from the coding sequence ATGGATTGGCAGTATTTCTGGGAACTCTTCTTCGGTGGCCTGACGCGCGGCTCCATCTACGCGCTCATCGCGCTTGGCTACACCATGGTGTACGGCATCATCGAGCTGATCAACTTCGCCCACGGCGAGGTGTACATGATGGGGGCGTTCACGGCGCTGATAGTGGCCGGGGCGCTGGGCATCTACGGCTTTCCGGCCCTGGCCATCCTGATCATCGCGGCGGTGGTGGCGGTCATCTACTGTGCCGCCTACGGCCTGACGCTCGAAAAGATCGCCTACAAGCCCCTGCGCGATGCGCCGCGCCTCTCGCCGCTCATCTCGGCCATCGGGATGTCCATCTTTCTCCAGAACTACGTCATCCTGGCCCAGACCTCGGACTTCATGCCGTTTCCCAACCTGGTGCCGCAGCCCGAATTTCTTGAACCCATCGCGCACATCATGGGCGCCAGCGAGGTGCTGATCATCGTCACCTCCGCCGTGTCCATGGCCGCGCTGACGCTGTTCATCAAGTACACGCGCATGGGCAAGGCCATGCGTGCCACGGCCCAGAACCGCAAGATGGCCATGCTGCTCGGCATCGACGCCGACAAGGTGATCTCGCTCACCTTCGTCATCGGCTCGTCGCTGGCGGCCGTGGGCGGCGTGCTCATCGCCTCGCACGTGGGGCAGGTGAACTTCGCCATCGGTTTCATCGCGGGCATCAAGGCGTTCACCGCCGCCGTGCTCGGCGGCATCGGTTCCATTCCCGGCGCCATGCTGGGCGGCCTTGTGCTTGGCTGGTGCGAAAGCTTCGCCACCGGGTACATTTCGAGCGACTACGAGGATGCGCTGGCGTTCGCGCTGCTTGTGCTCATCCTCATCTTCCGGCCTTCGGGCATTTTGGGCAAGGCCAAGACCCAGAAGGTCTAG